In Chionomys nivalis chromosome 26, mChiNiv1.1, whole genome shotgun sequence, the genomic window TACAATCCGTGTCTATATTAAAAGGTGTGTAAATACAGAGacatgtaagtatatatgtaACGAGTGCGTGTATATATCACAGGAGCTACTCATTATCACGGAAGGGTGCATGAGGTCTGTCTGCACAATAACCTACACTTATCTACACTCACGGCCTCATCTGATAAATGAACTGAACTTTAGTGGAGGGCCACTGCCTTTGTGAAGGCTTCGGGCTAGGCTTAACTTTGAAGACATAAAAAGTGAGTCTGTGAGAACTGAGGCCCTTCCCCCAGGACACTAAGCCTTAGAACAGAAGGAATTTCGATGTTTGGTAAGTTAACCAGCCTCGAGAAAAAAGAATGAGCATTCGTGTGTACCAAGCACTTAATGTACGTTATATCATGTCATCCTCTGAACCTCCACAGGGTAGGTGATGATCTTATAGGTGAGAAAATGGAGCATTAGAAAGGTTGTTTTGCTAGGAAGCCTGTGAGCCCCTCTCACGGCCAGGCATGTCCCGGAGAGGCGTCTGGGCAACAGTGTGTGCTCAGGCTTTTGCTAGCTGCGCTGTGCTTTCTTTCACCAGAGACTGTTGTACAGGCTGACTGTTTACCCTCACATTAGAGTAATAAAATTGGGGCCGCTCCTCCTGGGGTTCAtggtctttttccttctttctcagacATCTTTCTATCTAAGCACTCCTGTAGCCATGAAAataacatttggttttctgtaattTGTGCTTgtttgtagcgagctgcgtggagtcacacctgatggctatgtgtagagaacTGCGtagagtcgcacctgatggtgctggctcccaccctctGCGAtcctgaaagcgagtgctctctgataatcaactcctaatatcaactaggcctgacttatgctattatcacgcaatgattgtcagctgcttgcatatgcgtggacctatgggcagtgcccacctggcaatccggggttggttgcccatgcctacttaagggctgggagaggtttgcccagggagagaggaagagagagggagagagtgagtgagtgagggagggagggagtgagggagagagagagagagaactgtaaaaaggtcctgaataaaactgcagcaggaagagctccagtGTGTCATGCGTCATCCTTGCGGGACGAGGTAGAGCCACGAcacttgttattgttgtttgttttttaagggtTATAAGTGTGTAGTTGTTGATGAGTTGATTCTAAACCAATTAGAAAGGAAGTGTCTGCTAATACAACCAACAGGAGGGCAATGAAATCCTTCCTAGCAGATAACATCATGCTTTTAATGTGTTGTTTtccatttctaaatattttggTCCTGTGTGATTCACAATCAAGGACTTCAGTATCTTgaggatgggtggtggtggctgtagAAACAAGTTCGGGGTAGCAGCTAAGGTTGTCTGAGGGGTGTGTGCCCAGGTTTCCAAGTGCTTTCATTGACTTAGATGTTTTCATCTTCTCAGAAACCCTAGGAGCCAATTTTATAGATGGGAAAAAACCAAGATGAAGAAAAGGTGGGGAATTTATTCAAAGCTAGGATACTGAGGTGTCTTGACAGTATCTTGTCTCAGTTACTTAGAATTTATGTTGTTACTAGGTTAATTAATGTGCTGTCTCCTTCCTTGGTAAAGGGACTCTTACTCTCTGGGGGTGGAGTTACACATTATCGTCAGTACGAGAATAACCAAGCTCATCACTTAGTAGGGTTATATGTAAGTCACTTGAACTACTGAGGCATCATTAGGAAACTAATCAGGTCTTACTTTATTGTAAGACCATCTATAATTATGAAAATAAGGCTATGGAAAGGTGCTCACGTTAGTTTCGTTTTTGGGTTTTCTGTGGCATGTGCCTGAGAGGAGCACTTTAAAAGAACAAGTCGTCGTGGGTCACAGGGGTTCCAGTACATGGTAAAGGGTTCCGTGTTTCTGGGCCTGGGGGAGGCTGACGCCATGGCAGACGGGCATGTTGGAGCAGGGAGGCTAGGGAGAAGTAGGAGTGTGTCTCTCTTCCAGAGAACATCCCTCCATCCAAGCAGGTACCAGCTTTCGTAATTCTTACACCTCCCAATGGTCAATGAGATTTTGGATCCTTCTGTTGATCACTTCAGCGATGAAGGCAGAGCCCCCGTGATCTAGTCTTTTCTCTGAAAACGACTTTGTTGGGAGTCAAACCTTTAACACATGAGCCTTTTTAGGGGGTGTGCTTTGTATCCGTCATAATAGTGCTTCTGTTTACTCTGCAGAATGGCACTGAAACAGACAGCATTCTGTCTAGCTGGCTAGGGAAATAACATTGTTTTAAGTAACAACAGTTGAAAGGACTTTTGAAAGGCTTGGCTGGTGTGTTGTTCCCCAAGGCAAGCATCTTTCTTTTCATCAAGTAGTAATActggattttaaaattgtttttgcaGCAAGAACATTGAAATGAATACAAATAATATTCTTATAAGGTTGAGCAAATATTATTGGCTGAGAATGATACTAATATGCTTTAATGACTGACTTTaatagggtttctgttgctgtgaagagacaccatgaccacagcaactcttataaaggaaaaacatatttGGGACGGCTTACAttttcaaaggttcagtccattattgtcatggtgccacatggtggcatgcaggcggacatggtgctggagaaggaactgagagtccaGCATCTTGACttgcaacaggaagtggtctgagacactgggtgtgacttgagcgTATAtgggacctcaaagcctgctcccacagtgacacttTCCAGTAAAGCCACACTTGTTCCatcaaagtcacacctcctaggAATGCCACTCCTTATATGCTTGTGAGGTCTAGTTACAATTAAACTACCACAATGACTTTTTGTCAAACTTGGTaatctccttttcccttttttattttcctttttaaagcttCTCAccaaaggacatggaagaaaatgaaaacagccaGTCTCCAACAACAAGCTACCAATATCCCAAAGAAACAGTAAGGAAGCGCCAAAATTCAGTACAGAAttcaggaggaagtgtgtcttcTAGGTTTTCCAGGAAAAGCTTCAAACTCGATTATAGACTAGAAGAAGACGTAACTAAGTcgaagaaaggaaaagatgggaGATTTGTTAATCCGTGGCCAACGTGGAAAAACATCTCTATTCCACATGTCCTTAGGTGGCTGATAATGGAGAAAGACCACAGCAGTGTCCCAGGCTCCAAAGAGGTAGGCAGATGGATCTATTTCTGAATGCTTTGTGTATACGTTAAATAcacatgcgtgtgcgtgtgcacacaaacacatataaaactTAGctttcctgggggctggagagatggctcagtggttaagagcattgcctgcttttccaaaggtcctgagttcaattcccagcaaccacatggtggctcaaaaccatctgtaatgaggtctggtgccctcttctggccagcaggcatacacacagacagaatattgtatacataataaataaatattaaaaaaaaaaacttagcttTTCTGTGAGGCATGACCCTCTACTTATCTATCTGTGCTCTTTTCTATACGGTGAGATGTAATGATAGGTTTGAAGAGACAAATGAATCCTATGACCCCTGTCCTCAAGTTCTTGGTTTAGCAGTACAGGACATGTGTAAATAATCTCTTCCTGTCTGTAGCAAGAGACTGGGGTAAAGTACTGTAAAAACAGAGGGGAAGATAGACGTGGTCCATTCTGACTGGAAGGGGTCGTTGGGAGCGTGTGTGCTGGTCCTTCCCAGAAAGCCATTCTGCAGTGGTTTTCTAGGTCAGGTGATCATGTGACCACACCATGAAGGGGAGTAGTGCATGGTGTGCTCCAGAGAGTGACAGCTGATGAGGAGTTGGGATATTGAGTCTACAAAGTAAGGTATGACCTAAAGCGTATCTTTACTGTTGGACTCAGCCACTGGTGCTGTAAAGAACTCTTGCTGTCCTTTGCAGAGCTGCATAGGTTGACCATAGTTTATTAGCGTCAACTGCAGCAGCTTCACTTGGGATGCAGTTTGTTGTCCCTTAGCAAGGAGAATACTGGAAGAGCAAGACGTGCTGGGGCCGGTTTGGATGAGCAGTGATGGCTCCCTTACGCTGGCATCTTCTCTTCCTGGCTGGCTTTtggggagctgggggaagggttCTGAGTTTGTGAGCAGAGGGATGATAAGGAAAGACTAGGTCATTGCTGCAGTCTTTGGTCTCCATGGGAAGAGGTAAGGCCTGTGCTGGTAGAGGTGGATTTGGTGATAGGTTTACTTGGTAAATGTTGCCTGCCTTTCTTTAAAGGATATAGGATCGAGCGTCTTACATCATGCCAAGTGTAGTAGcgtacacatttaatcccagtactgaggtgGCAGTGGttagtggatttctgtgagttcaagaccagcttgatctacatagtgagtcctgggacatctagggctacacagtaagacccagGCTCAAAGAAAAGGGTAGGGAAGAAACTTTTATCACTTTAAGGCTAGAAATATTCATAGTAATCTCTATATAGTATATCTATaactatatatgtatgcatttatacatacatatatgcatatatttgctGTGCTCAAGATTAAACCTAGAGCCcaataaattgttttgttttgttttttgagacagggtttcccattAGCTATGaagccagtcctagaactcatttggtagaccaggctggcttcaagctcacagagatctgcctgtctctgccaagtgctgggattaaaggagtgccccaccactgcccaccagGCCAGTGGTTTTTAAGGGAATAGCTGTCCCTTCTGAAATACCAGTAAAAGCTGCAGAggaacacatacatgtaaataagcACCTTGTCGTTGGCTCTGTCATCCTGGATCTTAGGGACTCAAGTCTGTCCTTCCACTCACTTATTAGCTTGGGTTTACTGAGCACATGCTATGTGCTAGACACACTCTATGATGTGCCAGAGGATGAATAACAAAGTCAATAATTAGTCACTTATGTGGCATGTTAAACTGTAAGTGTGCTGGTTGATGATGGTGGAGTGCACCATTAATTCCGTCTCTCCTGAGGCAGAagcaaactgaactctctgagttcaaggtcagccgggtctgcacagtgagttccaggacagccaggacttcacagggaaaccctgtcttaagaaaacaaatcaaaccatAAGCACACCAGTGAACAGGGCAGGGACGTGAGGGTGGTAGAGGCGTGGCTGCATTCTTCAGagagcttttctttgtaaaagcagGCATAGGAAAGATACCAAAGGgaactctgatgtgggattcccctctgtaccgctgtgattaccattaataaacaAAGGAAttactttggcctatagcagagctataggggaacagagctaggtggagaaaactaaacagaatgctgagagaaaggaggcagagacagaagccatgtagtcccttcagagacagacgccagaactttagctggtaagtcacagccacgtggcgatgcacagattaatggagatgggttaaattaatatataaaagttagtcaataaaaagctagagctaatgggccaagcagtgatttaattaatataatttcagtgtgattatttcagggctaagcgggcaggaaccaacaagcggcatTCTTCCTACAGGATTCTTATTGTTGAATATGCCAGTAAAAATGAATTCAGTATATTCTGAAAGAAAGACACTTTTGCACTTTTCCAGTTTGttcgtccgtccgtccttccttcctccctccctccctccctccctccctccctccctccctccctccctccctctctctctctctctctctctctctctctctctctctctctctctctctgagatagggtttctctgtgtagctctggctgtcctggaactcactctgtagaccactggcctccaactcacagagatccacctgcctctgcctcctgagtgcagccCCAGCCGTCCTCCCACTCtagtttacattttcatttatgacGTCTGCCCTgttgtatttcttccttttctttagtgAAAGACTGAATTTAGATCAGATCCACGctggtttcttttatttcaggGTTACATGTTTAATGTGGTGAAAGGGTGAGCTTTATCCCAGTGTGGCGGGGTTAATGTTCCCCAGATCCTGAAACAAAACCCAGACTGGAGGTCCAGTGTTTAATGAGAAGATCACAGCCTTAAGTCATTACtttgcaaagaaaatatttacatagaATAATTATGTACTATGCTATTTATCTCATCATAGTATACTGTATTTGTTTACCTATATATATGAAAGTGCTGTAGCAGAAACATATGGTTAATGTATACATCAATTACTAGGTCTAAATGAAGTGTCATAAGCAGGAAGCATGGTTTAGTTGCCCTGTGAGAAAGTTTCCTTCCTGGACCATTCCTGATGTCTGTCTTTTCTGGCAGTGTGTCAGCTCACAGGCCACACACACTTGGTTCAGGGGTGCTGTTGCTTTGCACAATTGTTGCCTCTGTGACTTTGTCTGATTGTGATTGTGTTACAGCCACCAACAGAAGGGAGTGAAATGATCACTTAGAAacgtattaattacaacactgctcgGTTTATTACCCTacgcatatttctagctagctcttacatcttaaataaacccatctCTATTAGTCTGTGCATCAGCATGAGATTGTGGCCTACCTGCAGGGTTCCACTTTCTGTCtcctccagtggctacatggcatctccctgactccacctactctctctatatatacttccagcctggctatattcttgccctgctataggttgaAGCagatttttattaaccaatgatagtaaaacatattcacagcatacagagggaaatcccacatcagggtttctctgtgtagccctagctgtcctagaactcactctgtagaccaggctggccatagaaatctgtctgcctctgcctcctgagtactaggattaaaagtgtgtgccaccactgcctggcttgattttgtttttccgtTGTTAAGTGATAGGTTATTTTTGAGTTCCTGAGGAAGCTTCCAGGGAGTAAATTTGTGATGATAAGCTGTTACTTTGTAGCAAGAAGAAGCAGAGCGTGCAGCAGGGTGCACAGTGTGTCCAGtactgttctgctgctgtgatacaTCACCAGAACCAAAGCAGTTTATAGAGAGACAGGTTCATTTGGGCCTGCGGTTCCAGAGGAACCATAGTGGAGAAGCAAGGCTacacaggcaggcatggcccCAAGAACGCCTGAGAGCCCACATCCTCAGCTgcaggcaggaaacagagagagagaactgggaatggTGCCTGGTTTTGGAGCCTCACAACCCACGcacagtgacacaattcctcAGCCAGGCTACATCTCCTGAACCTACCTAAATAGTGctaccagctgggaaccaagtacTCAGACACCCGAGCCTATGGAGGCAATCACATTCAAGCCGCCACAACTAAGACGCATGTTCAGATCTCAAGTTACTatcttctgtctgtttgttttgtttttgagacagcttccctgtgtagccctggctctcctggacttactttgtagaccctgctggcttcaaactcgcagagatccacctgcctctgcctccgaagtgctaggattaaaggtgtgtgccaccccacaGCCTTACTGGTAATACTTTGCATACTACACAATTGACCCATTAAACATACAATTTAGTGATTTTTAGTATATTCACAGACATTATCAACGACACACaattatttctgttgtttctaaaTATAATACCCATGTCCTTCAGTCATCACCTTTCAACCCGGATTCTTTTGCCCCCCTCTGTTCCCTGGAAACAATTTATCTACATTGTTGTCTTCATAACCTTGGCGGGTAAATTGAGGCTGTTAACAATGCTCACTTGacccgggctgtggtggcgcacgcctttaatcctagcacttgggaggcagaggcaggcggatctctgtgagttggaggccagcctggtctacaagaggtagtgccgggataggctccaaagctacagagaaaccctgtctcgaaaaactaaaaaaaaaaaaaaaaaaaaaaaaaaaaaaaactcacttgtGGGCTTGATCCTCCAATAGCCATTCAGAAATGCTAAATGCCAAACTTCGGGTGACCTTCAAACTTAGAGCAAAACCAAAGCGCATTCATTTTCAGTGGTTATGATTTTCCGGGTATTTCAACACCCTGTTCAATGTGGTTCTCTTTGTAAACGTTTCAGAACAGCTTTGTTAAACTAATAGAAGTTCCACATATTGAAAGTGTATGATCTGATGAGTTTTATGTCAACATTGACACATGCAGAGTGGGTCGCCTCTATAAGGATAACGAGCATACCTACCATCCCTgatgtttttgtggttttgtgatTCTACCCCCTTTTCTCTGCACTTCTTCCCTGAGTCCTTACTTTACACAGATAAGTGTGGACTGGGTGTGTAGCTAGAGGTTGGTCATATGCTTGGCTTGCACAAGCCCCgagttccattctcagcaccacataCACTGAGGtaactgcacatgtgtgtgctggttgGAGAGGTGGCATGGAGGCATGGCGACCACCTAGCCCACCTGTGTAAGGGTAACTCCGTGTAACTCTTTGCTTTTCATCTGTAAGATGGAAGGCGTTTTTACTTCTTGTGTTTTCATCTGTATTAAgtataaatggttttttttttcataaattagtACAGTGTCTAAAGagtaaaatgtgttattttatgaTGTATTTTAGTAAAGCACTTGACATGATATTTTGTCATGTTGTGTTATTGGTAGTATCATGCCTAACACATAATTATGTTATGTTCAATTTacattcatttccttcctttcttaaaaagaatTGTGTATTTTATGTGGCTGTTTGTGCCTGAGTCTGCAGACCCTATAATTGCAAGTGCCTGAGGGGCGAGAAGGGGGTATGGATCCCTTGGTGTTGTGTGTGGCTGTGAGCAGCCTCATGTGGGTAccgggaacagaacccaggtcctctgagagacCAGCAGGtgcccttagctgctgagccaagCAGCACCTACTTCTCTTGCCTCCATTTtatctgtttaattttctttcttcctttgtatttcttggaaaatatacattttttctaACCCTAATTGTAAAATTTGagaattaattgaaaaaaatctaacatttatttatttgttcattaatttatccaaattttttttattgctcaTATCCTCTGTTGTAGTCATTGATCCAGGCACTGGGAATGATCCCAAGCTTTTATAAGACAAGAGATTGAGTCTACATTCAGATGAGAAGACCTACAGGAAGCTTGCAGTCATAGACACATGCACGTCCACCGGTtgcacagggtgggggtgggggttccaCGTTCAGAGAGAATCAGGGATGCTCCCTTGGAGGATACACAGTTTAATGACGGTGTCAAAGGACTGAGAAATGGATCAAAATCATGCAGAGTTCTGAAGCTCGGTCCAGGAATGAGAAGTATTTCCCTGAGTATTGGATAGACAGTGTGTAGGGGAGTAAATAGCATGAAGCATGGCTGGGAGGACTGGCCATGCCTTGGGCAGCTTACTGTTGGGCAATGGGATGAGATGGGGCTTGTCAGGGAGTCGTGAGCAGTGAAGACTTCCAGCAGGGAAGGAGTTAAATCTTACCCACGGGTACACAgattttgttggattattttagACAGGTCTTACTATATtaacccaggttagccttgaattcttGGTCTTTCCTCctcggcttcccaagtgctgggattataaatgccACCTACCATGTCCGTCTTGATACACTGTTGAGGACTGTTAGGTCTCTTGTGTATGGAAGGAGCGGGCACGGAGATAGCTGAGCAGTCATGAGTACTCTGATGTGTCTAGCTGCTACTTAGGATCTTAAGTCAGGTTACAGGCAAGAGATGGACAAACCTGGTGTGTGCTCGGTCACTGGGGTTGGGGCACGCTGTCTTCTttaggaatacacagagaatgtGTACTGCGAGTCAGCCGTGTTGATGCGGTACCGTTATACCCGTCTTCCAGACGGAGAACTTGAGCTCGGAGGGCTTAGGAGACATGGCtgccatctctgcctttcctcccatGGCCAGGCCTTCTCTTTCAGACTCTCTCAGTCTTCTTGGTTCTCTTTCACCGttgtctcctgcctcagctctctgcGTCAGCCTTGTAAAGGTGAGGACTGAGGGGAACCACTTATGAATGTGACCCAGGAATCATCACAGGGTTTTGCTTTGCCTTTTTTGTGCTTAGGAAGTGAGCTCTGTAAGTTCCAATGATTAATGTCAGTTGCCGTCAGCTTCCGTTGTGAGTTCCCCGGGACTGGCCTGCTTCTGAGGCTGTTTTCAGGCAGCAGATACGCCACCGGCTCAGTGAGGTGACAGCCACGGAATGATCGCATCTAGGCCATTGTACTGCTGGTGCTTCCGAAGACAGCCTTCAAAATGCAAACTTGGCAGTATCGAGGGTTTAAATTgcattttccttctgcttcttgcATTCGAGATAAAGCAGATTACTAAAAGGTGGTTCTTAACTCACCTCTAGAAAGGAGCAAGTGCACATGTTGAAGTGCACATGTTCTGGATGGCTTCAGTTATCCCCCAAATAGTTCCCCGCTGAAATGTAGGTCAGTGTTTTCTGGGATGACATAGCATCGTTCCAACCCCTAACTGctgccttttccttctttatATATACAGGAACTTGACAAAGAGCTCCCAGTGCTTAAGCCATATTTTATCAGTGACCCTGAGGAAGCCGGTGTGACCGAGGCTGGCTTACGAGTCACGTGGCTGGGCCACGCGACGCTGATGGTGGAGATGGACGAGCTCATTTTCCTCACGGACCCCATGTTCAGCTCCCGCGCCTCTCCCTCGCAGTACATGGGCCCGAAGCGATTCCGCCGCCCCCCGTGTACCATAAGTGAGCTCCCCCCAATAGATGCTGTCCTTATCAGTCACAACCACTACGACCACCTGGACTACGGCTCTGTTCTGGCTCTGAATGAGCGGTTTGGCAGTGACCTGAGATGGTTTGTGCCTCTGGGTCTCCTCGACTGGATGCAGAAATGCGGCTGTGAGAACGTGATCGAGCTGGACTGGTGGGAGGAGAATTGCGTGCCCGGCCACGACAAGGTCACCTTTGTCTTCACACCTTCCCAACACTGGTGTAAAAGGACCCTCCTGGATGACAACAGGGTCCTGTGGGGCAGCTGGTCTGTGTTGGGGCCTTGGAACCGGTTCTTCTTTGCTGGGGATACTGGCTACTGCCCTGCTTTCGAAGAGATAGGGAAGAGATTTGGGCCCTTCGACCTCGCAGCTATTCCCATTGGAGCATATGAGCCAAGGTTTGTAAACACGGATGTTACAGGCTATGATTCCTGATACTGTGGAATTTGTGATTTTAGTGGTGGGCTTGGTATATACATCGATAGAAGTTGAAGTTagattcatatttaattttatattaaggtGTAAAGAAtttggcagggcagtggtggctcacaccttttaaTCTCTGGGAGATCAAAGCTagcctggaggaaaaaaaaagaatttctataCCTTGGCGGAGCCCACACACCTTCTGGCTCACTAGTCAGTGCCCAGAGCCGACTCCTGTTCGTCTTCTTCACACTCGTGGGTGAGCATCTTTTACCTTGTGAGTGGGAATTCCAGTCCCTGTCCTGCAGAGCGAGGAAACAAGTTGGCCCATAGCCCTTGTGACGCTCCTACTTTCAGTCAGCGCACAGAATCTGGTCCTGTCATGCCATTCCCCCTCCCGCCACAGTGTGCTCAGCACTGACTTTGAGAGCAGTGAGGGACCACACTGTCACTACTAAAGACCCAGAAGACCTCACTACTGTGTTGTATTTAATACTGTCTCTTAGAAGAGGCACGATTTTAGTGATGTACATATGAAGCAAGTGAACTGTAACAACGTGGGCTGGGAAGTTGGCTTCCTAGGTAATAAAATGAGTGCTTATACAAGCAATGGGGGGAGGTGTGTGCAGGTctggatcctcagaacccacagtaAAAAACCCTGGCTGAATGAAGCACATTCCTGGaattccagagctggggaggcaggcaggaggatcctgggtgTTCACTGGCCAGACAGTGTAACCAAGCAGGGAGactcaagttcagtgagagaagcCGGCTTTAAAACAAGgtggggagccgggcggtggtggcgcacgcctttaatcccagcactcgggaggcagaggcaggcggatttctgtgagttcgaggccagcctggtctacaaggggagttccaggataggctccaaagctacagggaaaccctgtctcaaaaaaccaataaataaataaataaataaaacaaggtgGGGGCCTTGCAAAATTGATTAGCAGCTGAAGGCACCAGCTACTCAGGGTAAAGCCTGAAGACCGGATTTTGGTCCCCAGGACCTGTGGGTTTGAAGGAGAGAATCCACACCTGTAAGTTCTCTTCGCCCACATGTGTGTGTCACacgcaaagaataaataaatgtgatcattttttttccctaaaaaggcagagagggaaatacctgatgttgacctctgggcTGCACGCGTcctcatacacatgtgcacatacacgaacacaccacacataccaggT contains:
- the Napepld gene encoding N-acyl-phosphatidylethanolamine-hydrolyzing phospholipase D isoform X1 yields the protein MARRRALRRCVQLLAPSAELERRGRGRRSAGGGRLGIARGSGARWPPGLATSAGETPRRARPTALGASFSPKDMEENENSQSPTTSYQYPKETVRKRQNSVQNSGGSVSSRFSRKSFKLDYRLEEDVTKSKKGKDGRFVNPWPTWKNISIPHVLRWLIMEKDHSSVPGSKEELDKELPVLKPYFISDPEEAGVTEAGLRVTWLGHATLMVEMDELIFLTDPMFSSRASPSQYMGPKRFRRPPCTISELPPIDAVLISHNHYDHLDYGSVLALNERFGSDLRWFVPLGLLDWMQKCGCENVIELDWWEENCVPGHDKVTFVFTPSQHWCKRTLLDDNRVLWGSWSVLGPWNRFFFAGDTGYCPAFEEIGKRFGPFDLAAIPIGAYEPRWFMKYQHVDPEDAVRIHIDIQTKRSVGIHWGTFALANEHYLEPPAKLKEALERYGLKTEDFFVLKHGESRYLNTDDKAFEET
- the Napepld gene encoding N-acyl-phosphatidylethanolamine-hydrolyzing phospholipase D isoform X2: MEENENSQSPTTSYQYPKETVRKRQNSVQNSGGSVSSRFSRKSFKLDYRLEEDVTKSKKGKDGRFVNPWPTWKNISIPHVLRWLIMEKDHSSVPGSKEELDKELPVLKPYFISDPEEAGVTEAGLRVTWLGHATLMVEMDELIFLTDPMFSSRASPSQYMGPKRFRRPPCTISELPPIDAVLISHNHYDHLDYGSVLALNERFGSDLRWFVPLGLLDWMQKCGCENVIELDWWEENCVPGHDKVTFVFTPSQHWCKRTLLDDNRVLWGSWSVLGPWNRFFFAGDTGYCPAFEEIGKRFGPFDLAAIPIGAYEPRWFMKYQHVDPEDAVRIHIDIQTKRSVGIHWGTFALANEHYLEPPAKLKEALERYGLKTEDFFVLKHGESRYLNTDDKAFEET